In the genome of Nitrospirota bacterium, the window CAGCAAAGGACGACGCAGCAGGTCTTGCAATCTCAATGAAACTGACTTCACAGGTCAGAAGCCTTAATCAGGCCATCAGAAATGCGCAGGACGGTATTTCCGTTGTGCAGACTGCTGAAGGCGGAATGAATGAAATCCACAACATCCTCATAAGGATGAGAGAACTCGCGCAACAGGCTTCAACCGGCACTTTAGCAACCAGTGACAGGACCGCTCTAAACAACGAGTTTGCGGATCTGAAGAGTGAAATCACGAGGATTTCAGACACAACCGAATTTAACGGCCTTAGTCTGCTGGATGGAACTTTAAGCGCTAACGGCGTGTCCTTACAGGTCGGCATCAATAATACCGCCAATGACAGGATATCAGTAAGCGGCTCCACTTTCTATGATATTGATGCATCATCGATAGGACTCACAACAACAAACGTATCCAGTATCGATACGGCTGCCAATGCACAGTCCATGCTGACAATTGTAGACAGCGCAATAGCTACTGTTTCTACAAGAAGAGGCACTCTGGGCGGTGTTCAGAACAGACTCGGTAGCACCATCGCAAACCTTGGAATCGCGGCTGAGAACCTCTCGGCAGCAAATTCAAGAATTGTAGATGCTGATTTTGCTGTTGAAACGGCAAACCTTACAAAGAGCCAGATCATATTACAGGCAGGTATTGCTGTCCTTGGACAGGCAAATACGCTTCCGCAGTATGCTCTGCAACTTTTGAGATAATTAAGTAAGTATTCAGGGGCGGGGTAAAACTTACCCCGCCCCTGAATAAAAGAAGGTGGAGAAATGATTGAAGACATAGTTAAAACAAATAATTTTAATAATGCTTCAACGGTAGATACCAAGTTCAAAAATAATTCGGACACTGCAAATAAGAAAGCTGAAAAAACAGATAATGCGGAACATGTAAAAGACTATGCTAATAAAAGAGTACAAGAGGCTATTGAACATATTGTCAAGTCAGCGGGTTATTTTAACCGTAAAATCAAAGTTGAAGTCGATCAAGATACCGTGGTCGTAAAGGTAATAGATGGAGATACCGGAGATGTTATCCGTCAGATACCGCCGAAAGAACTTATTGAACTATCAAAAAATGCAAAAGATCTAAAAGGTCTCCTGATAAACAAGGAGGGTTAATAATATGTCGTCATTTACTATTGGCGGCCTTAGCACAGGCATAGACTACAATGGTTTAATTTCCAAGCTTATTGAAGCCAAGAGCCAGCCGATTAAATTATTACAGACGAAAAAAACTTCGTATAACGATAAGATATCAAAATATAACAGTCTTTCCTCAAAACTTTCGAGCCTTAAAAGCGCTGCTGAAAAATTAAAGACCTCTGCAAATTTTTATGCCAAGGCTGTTTCGGTAAGCGATTCCACTGTCTTAGAGTCTACAGTTACCAGTTCTGCCGCAGTCGGAAGCTACGCAGTTACCGTTGCAAGCCTTGCATCTGAGGAACAGGAAGTGCATAGCGGAGTAACAGCGTCAACTACGGTGATCAATAACAGCGGAAGCTCCAAGGTATTTCAGTATACATATGCAGGCACACAACGAAGCCTTACCGTTGCTAACGGGACCACGCTTGAAGGGCTTAGAGATCTTATAAATGATGATACGAGCAATCCCGGCGTTACAGCAACAATTATTAATGACGGGGTCGGGGTGTCACCTTACAGACTTATAATTAAGGGCAATAGTTCCGGCGCTACAAAAACTATAACGGTTGACGCCGGTACTACTCTTGACGGCACCGGCGGTACCACAGATTTCATGGCATCAACTTTTACTCAGAAAAAGACCGCGGCAGATTCCGATATTACAATAGACACTCTTCAGATTAAGAGAAGCACAAATTCCATTACGGATGTAATATCGGGAATGACCATTAATTTAATAAAAGACGGTGGCGTATCAAGCAAAATAACAGTGACTGCAGACAGAGACGCTATTAAGAAGCAAATAAATGATTTTGTTACGGCCTATAACGAGGTTGTAAATGTTATTTCCAGTAATGCATCTTATGATGCTACCACAAAAGTAAGCGGTGTATTTTTAGGAGAAAGAACAGCAAGCAGTATTCAGAATAACTTAAGGAGCATCATATCAAGCACAATATCGGGTCAGCCGGATGATATGAATATACTGTCACAACTTGGTATAACAACGAACAGTAAAACAGGCAAACTGGATGTAAATACCAGCACTCTGGATACAAAACTTTCTTCCGATCTGGATGATGTTGCGGCCTTCTTTACAACAGCGTCAACCGGTATCGCAAATCAAACGTATACATATATAACCAACATTACAAGCACAGTTGACGGCTCTTTAACCCTCAGGGCAAAAGGCCTGCAGGATCTTATCACGGATATTGATGATACTGTGAAAAATATGCAATACAGGCTGGACAAGGAAGAAAGCGATCTGGTGCGTAAGTTTACTGCGCTGGAGTCCCTTGTCAGCGGTTACAGCACGATAGGAAATTATTTGAATCGTATAGCTTAGGAGGCATTTTTAATGGATATTACAGGTTACAAGAAAACGGTTCTTGCGAATACAGACAGGGTGCGGATCATATTGATGCTTTATGAAGGTACGTTAAATCATATGAAAATTGCAAAACAGAAAATCGAGAGGGGAGACACCTTATCAAAAGGAATTCATATAAGTAAGGCAACATTAATAGTCACCGAACTTTCTAATGTGCTGGATATGGAAAAAGGAGGAGAGATATCCGTGAATCTCAGACGCCTTTATACA includes:
- a CDS encoding flagellin FliC codes for the protein MSLIVNTNLFALNAQKNVSKVQTGLGTSVERLSSGLRVNSAKDDAAGLAISMKLTSQVRSLNQAIRNAQDGISVVQTAEGGMNEIHNILIRMRELAQQASTGTLATSDRTALNNEFADLKSEITRISDTTEFNGLSLLDGTLSANGVSLQVGINNTANDRISVSGSTFYDIDASSIGLTTTNVSSIDTAANAQSMLTIVDSAIATVSTRRGTLGGVQNRLGSTIANLGIAAENLSAANSRIVDADFAVETANLTKSQIILQAGIAVLGQANTLPQYALQLLR
- a CDS encoding flagellar protein FlaG, with amino-acid sequence MIEDIVKTNNFNNASTVDTKFKNNSDTANKKAEKTDNAEHVKDYANKRVQEAIEHIVKSAGYFNRKIKVEVDQDTVVVKVIDGDTGDVIRQIPPKELIELSKNAKDLKGLLINKEG
- the fliD gene encoding flagellar filament capping protein FliD; translated protein: MSSFTIGGLSTGIDYNGLISKLIEAKSQPIKLLQTKKTSYNDKISKYNSLSSKLSSLKSAAEKLKTSANFYAKAVSVSDSTVLESTVTSSAAVGSYAVTVASLASEEQEVHSGVTASTTVINNSGSSKVFQYTYAGTQRSLTVANGTTLEGLRDLINDDTSNPGVTATIINDGVGVSPYRLIIKGNSSGATKTITVDAGTTLDGTGGTTDFMASTFTQKKTAADSDITIDTLQIKRSTNSITDVISGMTINLIKDGGVSSKITVTADRDAIKKQINDFVTAYNEVVNVISSNASYDATTKVSGVFLGERTASSIQNNLRSIISSTISGQPDDMNILSQLGITTNSKTGKLDVNTSTLDTKLSSDLDDVAAFFTTASTGIANQTYTYITNITSTVDGSLTLRAKGLQDLITDIDDTVKNMQYRLDKEESDLVRKFTALESLVSGYSTIGNYLNRIA
- the fliS gene encoding flagellar export chaperone FliS, with translation MDITGYKKTVLANTDRVRIILMLYEGTLNHMKIAKQKIERGDTLSKGIHISKATLIVTELSNVLDMEKGGEISVNLRRLYTYVLQRLLYANLNNDVAALEEAEKIIGTIKDGWKEMIKGLKQQEVAVGV